One uncultured Draconibacterium sp. genomic window, GGACAAAACAGTGCTTAACGATTTTATGACCAGCGAATTCGTTGATCCAAACAACACGCCACTAAAAGAACGATTGATACATTACCTAAAAGAATATTGCGATTTAAACACGCTCGAAATTGCTATTCCTGCATTGCGAGACCCTGCCATGGCCCCCAAAGGGAAAACCGGAGTGGTAGTAAGTTTACTATTCGATTATTTGCTGGCCAAAAAAATCGATGATTTGGGATGGACGTCTGAAATAAAAGAAATACTCGAGCAGCAACTCATTCAAATTCTGGATGAAACGATTTATCCCGGATTTAAGGAAAAAGTTTCGCATCGATTTTCTTCCTCACCGCTAACCATCCAAAAACTCACCGATTCAACCGAAGGCGGAATTACAGGATGGGCATTTACCAATCCGTATATGCCGGTAGTGAATAAAATGCTTCGCGTTGCCAAATCGATGAATACCGTATTGCCCAATGTGTACCAGGCCGGGCAATGGGCTTTTAGTCCTGCAGGAATGCCAATTTCGGTGTTAACCGGTAAACTGGCTGCCGATAAAGTAATTAAAAACAGTAAGAAAAAAGGCTGACAATAATGGATGCGCAAACCAAATTCACGTTTTTTTTACTCAAGCTGGTAAATGCTAAAAAGATGGCCAGCAAAATGATGTTACAGGCTAAGCGCTCCCGGAAATTCAAATTCCCGCGCCGACTAAAAAAATACAAAGTCGATGAGTTTATAGTGCACCGGCGAAATGTGGTGACTTTTTCCTCGCACAGCAGCACTACAAACAAACACATTGTTTTTCTACACGGCGGTGGATATACCGTTGAAGTGCAAAAAAATCACTGGTGGATGGTGGAACAAATTGTGAAAAAATTGGAGTGTAAATTTAGTTTTATTGAATACCCGCTGGCACCCGAACACAATTACAAAAAAGCACATACCATGCTTGCCGAAGCTTATACCCAACTTTGCCACAAACACCCAAACGATACGTTTTATTTGTTGGGCGACTCGGCCGGTGGCGGATTTTGTCTGGCTTTTGCGCAAACGTTGCGTAATATCCAATTTAAACGCAGGCCCAAGAAAATTGCCTTATTATCGCCCTGGCTCGATCTTTCGATAAGCAACACCGACATTAAGAAACAGGAAACTTTAGATTTAATCCTTTCTGCCAAAACCTTACAAAAGTGTGCAGCATGGTTTTCTGATGACTTGGATTTGAAGGCTCCCATTCTATCGCCTCTTTATGGAAATATGAACGATTTAAACAGTGTAGCAGTATTTATTGGTACCTGCGAACTTTTTCTACCCGACTGCCGCTTGTTAAAACAAAAAACAGAAGCTTCGAATACTTCCATCATTTACAAAGAATACGAGGGTATGCAGCACGACTTTATAATATTCCCCATTAAAGAGCGGCACATTATTTTACACGATGTGTTGGAGTATTTGGCCTAAAAAGATTAAATTTTCATGAGGCTTTTCTGTCAGGACCGCCAACTGTGTTCAACATCAAAGACAAACGGTAAACATGCAAGACAAAGCAACCGACCTCTTTTAGTCTGGTTTAGCATCAAGATTGAAGCATCGCGAAAACTGGAAATCCGAACGATGAAACGATGGACCATACAAACTTAATCCGGATGAAGTTTCTGGCTGAGAAGAAAGCGAGAACTCTGTAATAAAATCCACGAGATAGTATGGGTGATCAAGAAAAGACCCTTCTTTCTGAACTTATTTTAATAAAAATAAGACTTTACTACCTTTAGCAACATTTTTCCAAAAAAACTGTTGTTAGCTGTAACCACTTTCAAAAGATTTAGAAAGAATGAGAGCAAGTGCCTTTGTAATGATACCACTTTTACTGATTATGTTGCTGCTGGATTTGTATAGCTGGCGTGGCATAAGGCCGTTGCTTGCAAAAATGAAGCGCAGCATTGCCAAACGATTATTCGGTTTCTTGTTTTGGGGAATTTCAGCCATTATTTTTTCCGGTTTTATCTGGTTTATGGCAGGTATAAAAAATGTAAAACAATCGGAAGCCTATGTTTTTGTTGGTTATTTGGTTGCTGCTTTTGCAGTTTTTTATATTCCCAAATTCGTTTTTATAGTTTTTGTTTTTATAAAAGATATTCAACTTCTGATTCAACTAATTCTTAAATGGTTCGGGGGGAGAAAGGAAAAAAGAGTTCCACAATTTAATTCGGAGAGGAAAATGGAGAGATCGGAGTTTTTATACCAAATGGGGCTTATTGTTGCAGCAATTCCGTTTGCAAGTATAGTATATGGTGTAACCAAAGGAAAGTTCGCTTACCGCGTAATGCGCGAAAAAATAAGTTTTCCGAACCTTCCCAAAGCATTTAAGGGACTTAAAATTGTTCAGATTTCGGACATGCATCTGGGGAGTTTTAACAAAAAATACGAACAGATTGAGAAAGCCGTTGAGCTGATTAACCAGCAGGAACCCGACCTGATTCTTTTTACCGGCGACATTGTAAATAATTTTGCCGAAGAAACCGAAGGCTGGGCTCCGGTACTTAAAAAGATGAAAGCTAAAATCGGGAAATTTTCGGTACTGGGTAACCACGATTACGGAGATTATTCGCATTGGGAAACACCCGAAGAAAAGGCTAAAAATCTGGCCGCGATAAAACATTTCCATAAAGAAATGGGCTTCCGCCTGCTTCTTAACGAAAGTGAAACCATTACAATTGGCGATGAAGAAATAGCATTAATAGGTGTGGAAAACTGGGGAAAACCGCCTTTCCCACAACATGGCGATTTAAAACAAGCACATTCAAAGGCAGAACATCAGCCCTTTAAAATATTAATGAGCCACGATCCCTCGCATTGGGATGCCGAAGTTCTCCCTGATTCAAACATCGATATTACCTTTGCCGGGCATACACATGGCATGCAGTTTGGCGTTGAACGTGCAGGTATAAAATGGAGTCCTATTCAATACAAATACCCACGTTGGGGTGGTTTGTACCGTGAAGGCGAACAATATTTATATGTAAACCGCGGATTTGGATACATTGGTTTTCCGGGAAGAATAGGGATGCCTCCCGAAATTACTTTGGTAGAATTGGTGTAACGAATTTAGATGGCAAAAATCCAGGATGAAGTTAGAAATCAAAACTAATCAGAAAAATGGTGACAGGAGCTTATAAAAAAACCGTCCCCTGTAAAAGGAACGGTTCAATTTTATAGCAATCTATTTCATTAATTACTGCCTGTAAAAAATACGGTATCCAAATCAGTAACCATTCCAACAGTTACATCTACATTTTTAATCTCCCTGGTCTGATAGGCTGTATCCGGAGTAAAATCCAACTTATAAGTTCCAGCTTCCAGGCCCCGAATCAGAAATACTCCGGTAAGTGTATCGGCCAAAGTACTTGTGGTATCGTTTGTTGCAGAAATAGCCTGCACCAAAGCCCGTGCATCAACCGGCGAAACCACTCCGGTAATTGAACCACCACTGGCTTCGGTAAATACTTTTATCACCGGTTTAAGCGAAAACTGTCCGTTTCCTTTCTCAACAACAGACCGTGCTGCATCAAAATCAATCCACATTTCGTATTCAATACCTTCCTCAAGTGTTTCGTTGATATTAAATTTTAATCCAGATTGTTGTGCCGATGGAGTTTTTAAATCGTGGTACTCACCGTCAACTTTAATCTCGTTATTACTGCCCAAAATCATGCGCATTTGTGAGATTTTTCCTGATGGGAAATTGTCATCAAACAGAATGGTATCATTTCCGTTGGCAAGCTCCAGCAAATCGATCTGCCCGGTTACTTCCAGTGGCAACTCTGTCCATCCGGTCGAGTCGTCGGCTATATTTATCCACAATTCCTGTAAATCAATTAAAACTTCTTCGTAATCTGCCGGGGCATCGGTTAAACGAATTGTCAATCTTCCATCTCCTTCATTTCCATTGTTGTTGTTGTCGTCATCATTACACGCGGTAAAAAAAAGTACCGCCAGTGCGATTACATACAAAACCTTTTTCATAGCTACTTGTTTTTCTTTTTCTGACTCTAATTGTTTCTCTTTTAGGAATTTAAAAATACCTTATAATTGTTGAACGGAAAATTCATTCAAATATTTCCAATGTCCTGTCTTATACAACGAAAAGTTGATCATTTCGTTCAGGTTAATTTTAAGTTTCGCCTGCAGAATACCACCGGCGGAATTTTTGCTACCTGCCCAGAAAGAGTATTCAAAACTACAACACCAAAACCAAAGAACTACTGCTTACCTGCGATGTAAATAACGCTGTTATGAATACGGTTATAAAAATCCCGGCCATTGATTTTTCGTCCGAAACAAACAATGCACATTAATCTACTTTCGTCGCCGGACGATAATTATTTTTAATATTTTAATACCCGGCCAAATACACCGGGCTACCAATATTTAACAGCTCCGGCGTCAGAAAAAATCACATATCGTTGAATTAAAAAGCGAACTCCGGATAAACAACCAAAAATTTTCCCTTCACTCACTCACTCACTCACTCACTCACTCACTCACTCACTCACTCACTCACTCACTCACTCACTCACTCACTCACTCACTCACTCACTCACTCACTCACTCACTCACTCACTCACTCACTCACTCACTTCAGCATTTCAATTTTAAGTACCTGCTTAGAGTTTGCAGTAACTTTAAAACGATTGTCGAGGCGATGGCCCATGATCCACACAATTTTTTTACCGCTGCACAGCAACCAGGTATTTTCTTTTTCGTGAATCGGAATTTTTTGATCGATAAAAAAATCGCTTACTTTTTTGAAACCAGTCATTCCAAGCGGCTGAAAATAGTCTCCTTGTTTCCATTTCCGAATTAGGAGTGGAAACTCAATTTCGTCTCTGTCGATACAAGCACATCGCGCATCGCGTATTAATTCAAAATCGCTGGCATCCACTTTTTCAATGCTCATCTCAAAAGGCTCAAACAATTCAATATCGTCATCTTCGATATAATAAATCTTGTCGTCGTTTTCCTTTACTTCCGAAATAAAAAGTTGTTCTCGGTCTTTAATCAAACGATGTGTTTTCGAAAAAAAAGTTTTCCCCGATTCGTTTTTAAGACTGTTGTACACCTCCGTTACAACTGCTGCATTAAAATTATATTCTGATAATATTTCAAGCAACAGGGTTTTGGGGAATGCCGCATTTTGCAGCGCCTGAATATCAATTAAAACTTCTTCGTCCGATAAAGAAACCACCCCCGATTTTTCGGTAGTTAAAAAACCGGAATATACCTGTTCCGCTGCCTTCAGGTTTTCAACACTGGCTAAAAAATTCTTTTTAAACGATGGATTCAACTCGGTAAAGAGCGGCAAAATTTTGTGCCTTAAAAAATTGCGTTGATATATTACTTCGTCGTTCGACGAGTCTTCGCGGTATTCAATATAATGTTTCGAAGCGTAGGCTTCAATTTCGTTGCGGCCGGCAAACAATAGAGGACGCACAACTTTACCGGCTTTTTCTTTTATTCCGGTTAAGCCTTTAATTCCTGTTTTCCGGGTTAGGTTTA contains:
- a CDS encoding alpha/beta hydrolase, with the protein product MASKMMLQAKRSRKFKFPRRLKKYKVDEFIVHRRNVVTFSSHSSTTNKHIVFLHGGGYTVEVQKNHWWMVEQIVKKLECKFSFIEYPLAPEHNYKKAHTMLAEAYTQLCHKHPNDTFYLLGDSAGGGFCLAFAQTLRNIQFKRRPKKIALLSPWLDLSISNTDIKKQETLDLILSAKTLQKCAAWFSDDLDLKAPILSPLYGNMNDLNSVAVFIGTCELFLPDCRLLKQKTEASNTSIIYKEYEGMQHDFIIFPIKERHIILHDVLEYLA
- a CDS encoding metallophosphoesterase, which produces MRASAFVMIPLLLIMLLLDLYSWRGIRPLLAKMKRSIAKRLFGFLFWGISAIIFSGFIWFMAGIKNVKQSEAYVFVGYLVAAFAVFYIPKFVFIVFVFIKDIQLLIQLILKWFGGRKEKRVPQFNSERKMERSEFLYQMGLIVAAIPFASIVYGVTKGKFAYRVMREKISFPNLPKAFKGLKIVQISDMHLGSFNKKYEQIEKAVELINQQEPDLILFTGDIVNNFAEETEGWAPVLKKMKAKIGKFSVLGNHDYGDYSHWETPEEKAKNLAAIKHFHKEMGFRLLLNESETITIGDEEIALIGVENWGKPPFPQHGDLKQAHSKAEHQPFKILMSHDPSHWDAEVLPDSNIDITFAGHTHGMQFGVERAGIKWSPIQYKYPRWGGLYREGEQYLYVNRGFGYIGFPGRIGMPPEITLVELV
- a CDS encoding DUF4382 domain-containing protein: MKKVLYVIALAVLFFTACNDDDNNNNGNEGDGRLTIRLTDAPADYEEVLIDLQELWINIADDSTGWTELPLEVTGQIDLLELANGNDTILFDDNFPSGKISQMRMILGSNNEIKVDGEYHDLKTPSAQQSGLKFNINETLEEGIEYEMWIDFDAARSVVEKGNGQFSLKPVIKVFTEASGGSITGVVSPVDARALVQAISATNDTTSTLADTLTGVFLIRGLEAGTYKLDFTPDTAYQTREIKNVDVTVGMVTDLDTVFFTGSN
- the tilS gene encoding tRNA lysidine(34) synthetase TilS, which translates into the protein MLEQFIQNIKEKQLIKPGQKVLLAISGGIDSMVLLHLFGKSNFEYGVIHCNFRLRGAESDGDEDFVRKQVLVSGVPAFFNSFDTTEYARLKGISIEMAARELRYAYFEQIRQEHNYDFIVTAHHQDDLIETFFLNLTRKTGIKGLTGIKEKAGKVVRPLLFAGRNEIEAYASKHYIEYREDSSNDEVIYQRNFLRHKILPLFTELNPSFKKNFLASVENLKAAEQVYSGFLTTEKSGVVSLSDEEVLIDIQALQNAAFPKTLLLEILSEYNFNAAVVTEVYNSLKNESGKTFFSKTHRLIKDREQLFISEVKENDDKIYYIEDDDIELFEPFEMSIEKVDASDFELIRDARCACIDRDEIEFPLLIRKWKQGDYFQPLGMTGFKKVSDFFIDQKIPIHEKENTWLLCSGKKIVWIMGHRLDNRFKVTANSKQVLKIEMLK